One genomic window of Gracilinema caldarium DSM 7334 includes the following:
- a CDS encoding PhoH family protein, with the protein MGSSITIVLDSQDIASGVCGANDSNLRVIEHTLGGHIATRGNELRLENCDELLQSRIKMIIDHLIDAVRKGEHPSPEYVRSLTLSMQNDQSESYNVTKVLDPLRESVIQIPNGFGRVYPRTLNQAVYIQGIRTNEIVFCIGPAGTGKTFLAVAEALRQVLSKKRRKLVLTRPVVEAGESLGFLPGDLAQKINPYLRPLYDAMEALVPYETIRRMEDNRAIEIAPLAYMRGRSLNDCIVILDEAQNTTKEQMKMFLTRIGEGSQAIITGDTTQIDLPRRNDSGLLHAISLLHHVDGLHFSYLNTADVVRNPLIKKIIQAYDNESK; encoded by the coding sequence TTGGGCAGTAGTATAACTATAGTACTAGATAGTCAAGATATAGCTAGCGGCGTCTGTGGTGCTAATGATAGCAACTTAAGGGTTATCGAGCATACTCTGGGAGGACATATTGCTACCAGGGGTAACGAATTACGTCTCGAAAACTGTGATGAGTTACTTCAATCTCGCATAAAAATGATTATTGATCATTTAATTGATGCCGTTAGAAAGGGTGAACATCCTTCACCGGAGTATGTTCGGTCCCTTACCCTTAGCATGCAAAACGACCAATCAGAGAGTTATAATGTAACAAAGGTCCTTGATCCTTTACGAGAGTCGGTGATACAGATTCCTAATGGTTTTGGGCGTGTCTATCCTCGGACTTTGAATCAAGCAGTATATATTCAAGGTATCCGTACCAATGAAATTGTGTTCTGTATTGGTCCTGCAGGTACTGGAAAGACCTTTTTGGCAGTGGCAGAAGCTTTGCGTCAGGTACTTTCTAAGAAACGGCGAAAGTTGGTTCTTACTCGACCTGTAGTGGAAGCTGGGGAAAGTCTTGGGTTTTTACCGGGGGATTTAGCTCAGAAAATTAATCCATATTTACGTCCTTTATATGATGCTATGGAAGCCCTGGTCCCATATGAAACGATTCGTAGAATGGAAGATAACCGAGCCATTGAGATTGCCCCCCTTGCATATATGCGTGGTAGAAGTTTAAATGATTGTATTGTTATACTTGATGAAGCCCAAAATACCACCAAGGAACAGATGAAAATGTTCCTAACCCGTATTGGTGAAGGTTCTCAGGCTATAATAACCGGTGATACTACTCAGATTGATTTACCCCGCCGTAACGATTCGGGATTGCTCCACGCAATCTCGCTGCTCCATCATGTGGATGGATTACACTTTTCTTATTTGAATACCGCAGATGTGGTTCGAAACCCACTTATTAAAAAGATCATACAAGCCTATGATAATGAATCCAAATAA
- a CDS encoding HD family phosphohydrolase, translated as MKTLWPRKIRFWPAFVTSLTFITIFIIAFSNVGKSSTVSPTLREFEVGKVANRDLIADKTISYIDEEATQLRRKAQEHLVPAVFRYSNDATRDALATFGRFKSLVHSLFINRVSVESFKLGIQAEYPGVFPPNILDTLFRSPSRERFLEYAESVLKIILEEGIFSMGNLNLDLYNPDQVEVIRRGSLRTERERIPISRIVTLITVKDRINEITNTGSYPSLFGNIAPMLLSPFVTENTFFSQEDTNLRLEEITKRLEPVVRQIERGERVIKKGTIVSKDDMVKLKALNHIKNKVNYQYILGFIGVLLLSFGLVVFLSNPSLIGKPLENKEIYFLAILGSLYGISSIILSRMFNFDYLPLSVLVPTSLCIMLSAVIIGNRAASALAISIPIIVLAIGAFDDRAFFFALAAGIGSVYAMRGAERRIDLIKAGLLVAFIQALVVMVLLLYDQAPLSVFFSVVFWSAFNGFMCGMLVLGFLPLLEQALNATTTFRLMELADLNSPILKRLLAVAPGTYSHSVTVANLAESACRDIGANALLARVGAYYHDIGKMDQPDYFIENQAAYNKHDDLAPRLSATIIRSHVKLGIEKARALGLPQSVIDIISEHHGNSVIAWFYNEALKQEDQVKADDFSYPGHPPRSKESAVVMLADTVEAAMRTLKKPTISKIEKFVHELIVGKFEQGQLDHSELTFKDLELIKSAFVRVLAGHYHARIEYPKITREVPFEQG; from the coding sequence ATGAAAACCCTATGGCCTAGGAAAATCCGATTTTGGCCTGCCTTCGTTACCTCCCTCACTTTTATTACAATATTCATAATTGCTTTCAGCAATGTAGGAAAGTCATCAACCGTAAGTCCGACGTTACGAGAATTTGAGGTTGGCAAAGTTGCTAATCGTGACCTTATCGCAGATAAAACCATCTCATATATTGATGAAGAAGCCACTCAACTACGAAGAAAGGCTCAAGAACATCTTGTTCCTGCTGTGTTTCGTTATTCAAATGATGCGACCCGGGATGCTCTAGCAACATTTGGCAGATTTAAATCCCTGGTTCATTCTCTTTTTATAAATCGAGTGTCTGTGGAATCTTTTAAACTCGGTATTCAGGCTGAATATCCAGGGGTTTTCCCCCCAAATATTCTGGATACCCTTTTTAGAAGCCCTTCCCGAGAGCGGTTTCTTGAATATGCAGAATCGGTTTTAAAAATAATCCTTGAAGAAGGGATTTTCTCAATGGGAAACCTTAACCTCGATCTTTATAACCCAGACCAGGTTGAGGTAATACGAAGGGGTTCTTTGCGAACTGAACGAGAACGGATTCCTATAAGTCGTATAGTAACACTTATTACCGTAAAAGATAGAATTAACGAAATTACCAATACAGGTTCTTATCCTTCTTTGTTTGGGAATATAGCACCAATGTTGCTAAGCCCGTTTGTAACAGAAAATACTTTTTTTTCTCAGGAAGATACCAATCTTCGACTTGAAGAAATTACTAAACGCCTTGAACCTGTTGTTCGTCAGATTGAACGGGGTGAACGGGTTATAAAAAAGGGAACCATAGTATCCAAAGATGATATGGTTAAACTCAAAGCCCTTAACCATATTAAGAATAAAGTAAATTACCAGTATATTTTAGGTTTTATTGGCGTTTTACTGTTATCTTTTGGTTTGGTTGTATTTCTTTCAAACCCTTCTCTTATTGGTAAACCTTTAGAAAATAAAGAAATATATTTTCTTGCTATACTTGGTAGTTTGTATGGTATAAGTTCTATAATTCTGTCCAGAATGTTCAATTTTGATTATTTACCGCTTTCGGTACTTGTCCCTACATCACTTTGTATTATGCTCTCAGCTGTTATCATAGGTAATAGGGCAGCCTCTGCTCTCGCCATCTCCATACCAATAATTGTCCTTGCTATTGGTGCTTTTGATGACAGGGCATTCTTTTTTGCCCTTGCAGCTGGAATTGGTAGTGTATATGCTATGAGAGGGGCCGAACGACGTATTGATTTAATTAAGGCTGGTCTTTTAGTGGCTTTCATACAAGCCTTAGTTGTTATGGTATTGCTTCTCTATGATCAAGCTCCACTTTCAGTTTTCTTTTCAGTTGTGTTCTGGTCTGCTTTTAATGGTTTTATGTGTGGAATGCTGGTGCTTGGTTTTCTGCCGCTCCTTGAACAGGCCTTAAATGCTACCACTACCTTTAGATTGATGGAATTAGCTGATTTAAATTCACCTATTCTGAAACGTTTATTAGCTGTAGCGCCAGGAACCTACAGTCATTCCGTGACTGTAGCTAACCTCGCCGAATCTGCTTGCCGGGATATTGGGGCTAATGCGCTTTTAGCCAGGGTTGGTGCCTATTATCATGATATTGGCAAGATGGATCAGCCCGATTATTTTATAGAGAATCAGGCTGCATATAATAAACACGATGACCTCGCACCACGATTGTCAGCAACTATTATCCGTAGTCATGTAAAACTGGGTATAGAGAAAGCCCGGGCTTTAGGCTTACCTCAGTCAGTAATTGATATTATTTCAGAACATCATGGAAACTCAGTGATTGCCTGGTTCTATAATGAAGCCCTCAAACAGGAAGATCAGGTAAAGGCCGATGATTTTTCCTATCCTGGTCATCCTCCCCGAAGCAAAGAATCGGCAGTCGTAATGCTGGCCGATACGGTTGAAGCAGCCATGAGAACCCTTAAAAAACCAACCATTTCTAAAATTGAAAAATTTGTTCATGAACTGATAGTTGGTAAATTCGAGCAAGGTCAGCTCGATCATTCTGAATTGACTTTTAAAGATTTGGAACTGATAAAAAGTGCCTTTGTACGGGTTTTAGCTGGTCATTATCATGCTCGGATAGAATATCCTAAAATAACGAGGGAGGTCCCCTTTGAACAGGGTTGA
- the ybeY gene encoding rRNA maturation RNase YbeY, giving the protein MNRVEISVDDSLGEIIWLPRLEAYALGVLAYLGKDLWDISMLLCTNETIKALNAEYRKKDEPTDVLSFELGETLQDANGETRFLAGDIVISLQTLYENADYFNVSPDEELRRLVIHGILHLSGMDHQTNEASEPMLQLQERILEQTKEEHILL; this is encoded by the coding sequence TTGAACAGGGTTGAAATCTCGGTAGATGACAGTCTTGGTGAAATAATCTGGCTTCCACGACTAGAAGCCTATGCTCTTGGGGTGCTAGCATATCTGGGAAAAGACCTTTGGGATATTTCTATGCTTCTTTGCACGAATGAAACAATCAAAGCTCTCAATGCAGAGTATCGTAAGAAGGATGAACCTACCGATGTATTGTCCTTTGAATTAGGAGAGACCCTTCAGGATGCGAATGGAGAAACTCGTTTTCTCGCTGGAGACATTGTAATATCTCTTCAAACACTGTATGAAAATGCAGACTATTTTAACGTAAGTCCCGATGAGGAGTTACGCCGACTGGTAATCCATGGTATTCTGCATTTAAGCGGTATGGATCATCAAACAAATGAAGCTTCTGAACCAATGTTGCAGTTACAGGAACGAATACTGGAACAAACCAAAGAGGAGCATATTCTTCTATGA
- a CDS encoding hemolysin family protein: MNLKDIWNRIINTTAQEDIKEFDKLESDQKEMIRGVVELSDTTVKEVMVPRIDTIFLSVDMEHEEMLEKIAESGHSRFPVYKDTIDNVIGILYVKDLLRTLVKHEAIDMTTILRKPFFVPESKRIDNLLRDMRRKRVHIAVAVDEYGGVSGIVCMEDIIEEIVGDIQDEFDNEREDILQIGDGVYLCDARINLEDLAESLKLDLPIEDFDTLGGFVFDLFGKIPVKYEKVSYGDYDFIIQDMEGHKINTVKIVLKRSPTE; encoded by the coding sequence ATGAATTTAAAAGATATTTGGAACAGAATTATAAATACTACTGCTCAGGAAGATATAAAAGAATTTGATAAACTCGAGTCGGACCAGAAAGAGATGATCCGGGGGGTAGTCGAACTTTCGGATACGACCGTAAAAGAAGTTATGGTTCCACGGATCGACACGATATTTCTCTCTGTTGATATGGAGCATGAAGAAATGCTCGAAAAAATTGCAGAAAGCGGCCATTCCCGTTTCCCAGTATACAAAGACACCATCGATAATGTTATTGGTATTCTCTATGTAAAAGATCTGCTTCGAACTCTAGTCAAACATGAAGCAATAGATATGACAACTATTTTACGAAAACCTTTTTTCGTTCCCGAATCAAAGCGAATTGATAATTTGTTACGGGATATGCGGCGTAAACGGGTCCATATTGCTGTGGCTGTTGATGAATACGGAGGGGTTTCTGGTATTGTCTGTATGGAAGACATCATAGAAGAGATCGTTGGGGACATTCAGGATGAGTTTGATAATGAACGGGAAGATATACTCCAAATTGGAGATGGGGTTTATCTTTGTGACGCCCGGATCAATTTAGAAGATCTAGCTGAATCACTCAAGCTTGATTTACCAATTGAAGATTTTGATACGTTGGGTGGTTTTGTTTTTGACCTATTCGGGAAAATACCAGTAAAATATGAAAAAGTTAGTTATGGAGATTATGATTTTATTATTCAGGATATGGAAGGTCATAAGATCAATACCGTAAAAATCGTACTAAAACGGAGCCCTACGGAATGA
- a CDS encoding tetratricopeptide repeat protein, translated as MKRAIRSLGIGFFLFVSAVMVPAQQTLSSWYERGQTAMIQEDWYSAAEAFLEVLKINPSHAEALASLAECYYELREYDQALSWVRKARTLSRSSMSLANLEALTLIAMGQLDTASSVLADILVREPYNKEALFTAAELELARGKVGQAVTKYREAVNRYPDDRQALLSLALVLGSLGEYDSARTYVTKAIALHTDDYRVHYYAAYLDTLAGRLDSAASALDIALTLRPTFQAARSLLAMVRYRSNRFEEAARLADQIIATNRNDVSAWYIKGMAFTRLGRLAEARQILSMALTIDGDDEFIRAALEDVVLKSTSLESSERSIWASWHFKKAKEYLSKNQAQDALFEYRRALRINPYAPERQDYAELLRVEGYPGRQLEELKFLQDIGRSNRTINDTVEAYNSLLFDTLPRVWQVNPYTIQNRHWKLAVFSVGAQSGMKHVDAGAVAASYIQDILTHDGNILALPLELRQSSFSTAYRTAREAGVDYFLVVSVKEQDRDLFLQAEMYVGRTGSKAASFSVYKVGQDRLRNGSRQIVAQVQAVLPFRAVILQRKANLILIDKGKADGVVKSSTYQIIKKGSATVKSEGLGLSYTQQDIIGTLIINEIDELVAQGTATRAGFYDEITSGDEVVALPETDASAIPKKNETIDPELRELLKNLR; from the coding sequence ATGAAACGTGCTATAAGGTCTCTCGGTATCGGTTTTTTCTTATTTGTATCTGCAGTTATGGTACCTGCTCAACAGACTCTTTCGTCCTGGTATGAAAGAGGCCAAACAGCCATGATACAGGAAGATTGGTATAGTGCAGCAGAGGCCTTTCTTGAAGTGTTAAAAATAAATCCATCCCATGCAGAAGCGCTTGCTTCATTAGCTGAATGTTACTATGAACTCCGTGAATATGATCAGGCCCTTTCTTGGGTCCGAAAAGCACGAACCCTTTCCCGTTCTTCCATGTCCCTCGCAAATCTTGAAGCCCTCACCCTTATTGCTATGGGACAGCTCGATACTGCATCATCTGTTTTAGCAGATATCCTTGTGCGTGAACCCTATAATAAAGAAGCCCTCTTTACCGCCGCAGAACTTGAACTTGCAAGGGGAAAGGTTGGACAGGCTGTTACAAAATACCGTGAAGCGGTAAACCGTTATCCCGATGATCGACAAGCATTGTTATCCCTGGCGCTGGTCTTAGGATCCCTCGGTGAATACGATTCGGCTCGAACCTATGTTACAAAAGCAATAGCCCTTCATACCGATGATTATCGTGTTCATTATTATGCAGCTTATCTGGATACACTGGCAGGTAGACTTGATAGTGCTGCTAGTGCATTAGATATTGCATTGACTCTAAGACCCACCTTCCAGGCAGCCCGTTCCTTACTGGCGATGGTACGGTATCGATCAAACCGGTTCGAAGAAGCCGCACGCCTTGCGGATCAGATTATTGCAACCAATCGGAATGATGTAAGTGCCTGGTATATTAAGGGTATGGCCTTTACTCGGCTTGGCCGTTTAGCCGAAGCCCGGCAAATTCTTTCGATGGCTCTTACCATTGATGGAGATGATGAATTTATCCGTGCTGCATTAGAGGATGTTGTATTAAAATCTACGAGCCTTGAATCCTCTGAACGGTCCATCTGGGCATCCTGGCATTTTAAGAAAGCGAAGGAATATTTAAGTAAAAATCAAGCTCAGGATGCTCTCTTTGAGTACCGGCGGGCCTTACGTATTAATCCCTATGCACCAGAACGGCAGGATTATGCCGAATTACTTCGGGTCGAGGGGTATCCAGGACGACAACTCGAAGAGCTAAAATTTTTACAAGATATTGGACGTTCTAACCGTACCATTAATGATACTGTAGAAGCATATAATTCACTGCTTTTTGATACTCTTCCAAGGGTTTGGCAGGTAAACCCGTACACCATACAGAATCGACACTGGAAACTTGCGGTATTTTCTGTCGGGGCTCAATCAGGAATGAAACATGTTGATGCTGGTGCAGTTGCCGCATCCTATATCCAGGATATTTTAACCCATGACGGCAATATTCTTGCTTTACCGCTAGAACTAAGACAGTCAAGTTTTTCGACAGCCTATCGAACAGCCCGTGAAGCTGGGGTAGATTATTTTTTAGTAGTTTCTGTTAAGGAACAGGATAGGGATCTATTTTTACAAGCAGAAATGTATGTCGGACGAACCGGATCTAAAGCAGCATCATTCTCAGTATACAAGGTAGGTCAGGACCGACTTAGAAATGGGAGTCGTCAAATAGTAGCTCAGGTACAAGCTGTTTTGCCCTTCCGAGCTGTTATTCTTCAGCGAAAGGCAAACCTTATACTCATTGATAAGGGAAAAGCCGATGGTGTGGTAAAATCAAGTACCTATCAAATAATTAAAAAGGGTAGTGCAACCGTGAAAAGTGAAGGCCTTGGTCTATCCTACACACAGCAAGATATTATTGGTACCTTGATAATAAATGAGATTGATGAACTGGTAGCTCAAGGGACAGCTACAAGAGCTGGTTTTTATGATGAAATTACTAGTGGAGACGAAGTTGTTGCTCTTCCTGAAACAGATGCATCAGCAATTCCTAAAAAGAATGAGACCATAGACCCTGAATTACGTGAGCTGCTCAAAAATCTTCGTTAA
- a CDS encoding tetratricopeptide repeat protein yields the protein MYFRITLIPILIFSLVLLTLGFPEENNAQSGPFVRQIAATIQDDKVILHWVDPPDGSGPVYIYRKIKQAREKNILEQEPVQIPRGVQSYIEPIEADGIYSYLVLASNAGEVPYRVTIPNSNYIELEVKKTPVLFSTSATKYQNISSLLPEIKNDSIILSFTLNGSETTSNRPLVLYRSTQPIRHVQDLVQAVIVQGGIIESPFIDYPVPNIPYYYALVFEDDIKQGTLKLEVGKNITIVPVEVTAGTFRIGLPGPQSDIRSLPLPTLSITATVPSIYNNIFLPTAIQPLSPESAKVVSMLPFIEQNQKSLKKPRVFSQDLNTSGGGEEFTLRTIVQGPFNNRDWNTVIEQLVRFISLPRSTSIEARSRFYLGQAYYMTGKYREALFEFLLMKNTYPTEAREWIQSILPLLGDEGM from the coding sequence ATGTATTTCCGTATTACATTAATACCCATTTTGATCTTTTCTCTTGTATTACTAACTTTAGGATTTCCTGAAGAAAATAATGCTCAGAGTGGACCCTTTGTTCGGCAAATTGCTGCAACAATTCAAGACGACAAGGTTATACTTCATTGGGTAGATCCGCCGGATGGATCAGGACCGGTATATATTTATCGAAAAATAAAACAAGCTCGTGAAAAAAACATCTTAGAACAGGAGCCGGTACAGATACCCCGTGGAGTTCAGTCCTATATTGAACCCATAGAAGCTGATGGGATATACTCCTACCTTGTACTCGCCAGTAATGCCGGCGAAGTACCATATAGGGTAACTATACCCAATTCAAATTATATCGAATTAGAAGTAAAAAAGACTCCGGTCTTGTTTTCAACTTCAGCAACAAAATATCAAAACATTTCTTCCCTATTACCAGAGATTAAAAATGATAGTATTATACTTTCGTTTACCTTAAATGGTTCAGAAACAACTTCAAACCGCCCCCTCGTTCTATATCGTAGCACTCAGCCAATTCGACATGTCCAGGATCTTGTACAAGCAGTCATCGTTCAGGGCGGCATTATTGAAAGTCCTTTTATCGATTATCCAGTACCTAATATTCCCTATTATTATGCCCTTGTTTTTGAAGATGATATTAAACAGGGAACCCTGAAGCTAGAAGTAGGAAAAAACATAACCATAGTACCTGTTGAAGTAACTGCTGGAACCTTTCGAATCGGACTCCCGGGTCCTCAAAGTGATATCCGATCCTTACCACTTCCAACACTCTCCATAACAGCTACAGTTCCTTCTATCTATAACAACATATTCTTACCAACTGCAATCCAACCTTTAAGTCCTGAAAGCGCAAAAGTAGTATCTATGTTACCGTTTATTGAACAAAATCAGAAAAGTTTAAAAAAGCCACGTGTTTTTTCTCAGGATCTGAATACATCTGGTGGTGGTGAAGAATTTACGCTCAGAACCATCGTACAGGGTCCGTTTAATAATCGGGATTGGAATACTGTTATAGAACAATTGGTTCGATTTATTTCTTTACCAAGATCTACTAGTATCGAAGCCCGGAGTCGGTTTTACCTAGGGCAAGCCTATTACATGACAGGCAAATATCGTGAAGCACTATTTGAATTTCTGCTCATGAAGAATACATATCCTACGGAAGCTCGTGAATGGATACAATCGATATTACCTTTATTAGGAGACGAAGGAATGTAG
- the cas2 gene encoding CRISPR-associated endonuclease Cas2, which yields MFVSVALDPGSEERARELADLLAQYGFEKVQRGLWESGLVHPSSLERLKHDIDRLTDAYDRIRIFQYPVEGTLVISALRDKKWRKLIARPST from the coding sequence ATGTTTGTATCGGTAGCTTTGGACCCCGGTTCAGAAGAACGGGCTCGAGAATTGGCTGATCTACTTGCCCAATATGGTTTTGAAAAGGTACAGCGGGGATTATGGGAGTCCGGTCTTGTGCATCCATCCAGCCTTGAACGGCTTAAACACGATATTGACCGGTTGACCGATGCCTATGATCGCATACGGATTTTCCAGTATCCTGTCGAAGGCACCCTGGTAATTTCTGCCCTGAGGGATAAAAAATGGCGCAAGCTTATTGCTAGACCATCAACATAA
- the prfB gene encoding peptide chain release factor 2 (programmed frameshift), with product MLLSELGNPIMELKTQIYDTWRRLDAAGFDEKIRNLEQKTHDADFWNDPSKAEKVMNEIKALKTRYEPWKALVAEIEDLEVLYQLASAEHDESHAPEIEATFKDIQKRFEKQNLVELMSGEVDQSSCFLTVHAGAGGTEACDWAQMLYRMYLRWAERRGFSIEEVDMLEAEGGIKSVTVKIEGDYAYGYLKGETGVHRLVRISPFDANARRHTSFASVYVFPVLDDSIEVEIRPEDLRIDTYRSGGAGGQHVNKTDSAVRLTHLPTGIVVACQNERSQIKNKATAMSMLKARLYEYYRAEKEKENERFAQEKKDISWGNQIRSYVFQPYTLVKDARTKVEVGNIQAVMDGDIDVFIEEYLRFAWHNAQQ from the exons ATGCTGCTTTCTGAATTAGGTAACCCAATCATGGAACTTAAAACTCAAATCTATGATACCTGGAGGCGTCTT GACGCCGCAGGCTTTGATGAAAAAATAAGAAATCTTGAACAAAAAACCCATGATGCCGATTTCTGGAATGATCCATCCAAAGCAGAAAAGGTTATGAATGAAATCAAAGCTCTCAAAACCCGTTACGAACCTTGGAAAGCTTTGGTTGCAGAAATAGAAGATCTGGAAGTTCTCTATCAGCTTGCCAGTGCTGAACATGATGAGTCCCATGCACCGGAAATTGAGGCGACGTTTAAGGATATACAAAAACGCTTTGAAAAACAGAATTTGGTTGAACTCATGTCCGGTGAGGTTGACCAGAGCAGCTGCTTCCTTACGGTTCATGCCGGGGCAGGAGGTACTGAAGCCTGTGACTGGGCTCAGATGCTGTACCGGATGTATCTACGCTGGGCTGAACGCAGAGGCTTTTCCATCGAAGAAGTAGATATGCTGGAAGCCGAGGGAGGAATCAAGTCTGTTACGGTAAAGATCGAAGGCGATTATGCTTACGGATACCTCAAAGGTGAGACCGGGGTACATCGCTTGGTGCGAATTTCACCTTTCGATGCGAATGCCCGGCGGCACACATCCTTCGCTTCGGTGTATGTGTTTCCGGTACTCGATGATTCCATAGAAGTAGAGATTCGGCCTGAAGATCTTCGTATTGATACCTACCGTTCAGGTGGTGCTGGTGGACAGCATGTGAATAAGACCGACAGTGCAGTCCGGTTAACGCATCTGCCTACTGGTATTGTGGTCGCCTGTCAGAATGAACGGAGCCAGATAAAGAATAAAGCTACAGCTATGAGCATGCTTAAAGCCCGGCTCTATGAATACTATCGGGCAGAAAAAGAAAAGGAGAATGAACGCTTTGCCCAGGAAAAAAAGGATATATCCTGGGGTAACCAGATCCGGTCTTATGTGTTTCAACCATATACGCTGGTTAAGGATGCTCGAACAAAGGTTGAAGTGGGAAACATACAGGCGGTTATGGATGGCGATATAGATGTATTTATCGAGGAGTATCTCCGTTTTGCCTGGCATAATGCACAACAGTAG
- a CDS encoding PEGA domain-containing protein, which translates to MPGIMHNSRHRLLTLCLIFFFIFSLTSLFGLGKSEETKQVESVEKPELIVYICDVDISQMPEEQKIVGLRIRSVFVQTLKHINERKRSAIEVARYKEKIWQEQKNTAAKALAEARNNRDMLLFKGYSQQKYKIEYDKMTTIISDLEKKYINTLKQPPKIAETARLVLHKDTAGGIFASGPQSAERQQFCKDRGIDFLLISSLHELFGRWVLSYNIYRSIDNIDIYSDAIAFLPEELETILPNMVSALYEGFSGSPTGAVKVSVEPSSATIALDDVCMGKGITSVIEGPPGTVSVSISHPGYYPLNFSMDRTPNELHTAEVSLTPIAVHAFDIVSSVPEIYDIYIDGLYQGKTPLTIEMPQGNYSMLIVKKSGDQETQSVPLILQTKDGIVHVSDTLLQSQSERPVEGARRKFYNAFGRFWIALPVAYVLNGVANTYINAIYYSENQDLVDPATKWYYSAQAAWLITGVFLIESVYRLGCYLYSANRKSSSVLEPQKN; encoded by the coding sequence TTGCCTGGCATAATGCACAACAGTAGACATAGACTACTTACATTGTGCTTAATTTTCTTTTTTATTTTTTCTCTTACCTCTTTGTTTGGTTTAGGAAAATCTGAAGAAACCAAACAAGTTGAGTCTGTTGAAAAGCCAGAGCTAATCGTATATATCTGTGATGTAGATATATCTCAGATGCCTGAGGAACAAAAGATTGTCGGTCTTCGAATCCGTTCAGTTTTCGTTCAGACCTTAAAACATATTAATGAACGAAAACGAAGTGCTATAGAGGTAGCTCGATATAAAGAAAAAATCTGGCAAGAACAAAAAAACACTGCTGCAAAGGCTCTTGCAGAAGCACGAAATAATCGAGATATGCTTCTGTTTAAGGGTTATTCACAACAAAAGTACAAAATAGAATATGATAAAATGACTACTATAATATCTGATCTGGAAAAGAAATATATTAATACACTTAAACAGCCACCCAAAATAGCTGAAACTGCTCGGCTCGTTTTACATAAAGACACCGCCGGTGGCATCTTTGCTTCGGGACCACAGTCTGCAGAGCGGCAACAATTTTGTAAGGATCGAGGTATTGATTTTCTATTAATAAGTTCTTTACATGAATTGTTTGGACGTTGGGTTCTATCATATAACATATATCGTTCTATCGACAATATAGATATTTATTCTGATGCAATAGCCTTTTTACCGGAAGAATTAGAAACTATTTTGCCAAATATGGTTTCGGCCTTATACGAAGGTTTCTCTGGAAGTCCTACCGGCGCAGTAAAGGTTTCAGTTGAGCCATCTTCCGCTACTATTGCACTGGATGATGTATGTATGGGAAAAGGAATTACTTCAGTTATCGAAGGACCACCTGGAACAGTATCGGTTTCTATTAGTCATCCTGGATATTACCCACTTAACTTTTCTATGGACCGCACTCCAAATGAGTTACATACCGCAGAGGTATCCCTGACTCCAATTGCTGTACATGCTTTTGACATCGTCAGTTCAGTTCCGGAAATATATGACATTTATATTGATGGACTTTATCAAGGTAAAACTCCACTCACTATCGAAATGCCACAGGGTAATTATTCAATGCTTATAGTGAAAAAATCGGGCGATCAAGAAACACAATCGGTTCCCCTTATTCTTCAAACAAAGGATGGAATTGTACATGTTTCTGATACGTTGCTGCAATCCCAAAGTGAAAGACCAGTAGAAGGAGCTCGAAGAAAATTCTATAACGCTTTTGGTCGTTTTTGGATTGCTTTGCCTGTGGCATATGTTTTGAACGGAGTGGCAAATACCTATATAAATGCGATCTATTATAGTGAAAATCAAGATTTAGTTGATCCAGCAACAAAATGGTATTATTCAGCTCAAGCTGCCTGGCTTATTACTGGGGTCTTTTTAATTGAATCTGTTTATCGACTTGGATGTTACCTGTATAGTGCTAATAGAAAATCAAGCTCGGTTCTGGAACCACAAAAGAACTAA